A stretch of DNA from Catenulispora acidiphila DSM 44928:
AGGGGGTCGTCGCCGTGTTGGCGCTGCTAGCGGGCACGGTCATCGGCGCGGGGGTCGCGGCGATTACCGAACCGTTGCTGGCGACGTCCTCCGACGGCTCGGCGGCCCAGCCGGCCATGACGGTCCTGATTCCCTGGCTACGTGCCGGCGGTCTGGGCCTGGCGACGGTCGCCGCGGTCGTGGCGGTGCTGTCCGGCATCGCGCGCGCCGCCGCCGCGCTCGACCTGGCCAGGGTGCTGCGTGCGGGGGAGGACGTATGAGGGTTCGTGCGGCACTACGCGAGATGCGCCTCGACGCCGCCCTGCTCGGCTGCCTCGCCGCGATCATCGCCATCAGCACCCTGATGGTCAGCGCCGGCCCGGCGTTGGTCGCGCGCCTGGACGACCGCTCCCTGCGTCAGAACGTCACGACGGCGGCACAGCAGGGGCGCGGCGTCAGCGTGACGCTCAACACGATCGGCCTGGACACCAGCGCCCTGGGCACCGGCGCCAACACCTTCTCCGACTTCACCAACCAGCTCCTGAAGCCGCTCCCACCCTGGGCCCGCCCCATGCTCGGCACCCCATCAGTCGACATCGCCACCCCCTTCACCCCCGCCACCGCCCCCGGCATCACCACCCTCGGCGCCATCCCACCCCAACTCCGCATCGAGTACACCAACCCCATCCCCGGCGGCCTCCACTACACAGCCGGCACCCCACCACCCCCCGGCCCCCTCCCACCCGGCACCCCCATCCCCATAGCCATCTCCACCGCCACCAGCACCGCCCTCCACCTCACCCTCGGCGAAACAATCACCCTCGGCCAACCCGGTCCGGGATCCGCCGCCACCTCAGCAGCGAGCTCGGCGACCAGCCCCAACAACTCGGCGAGCGCCGCCACCCTCGCTGGTTCGACAGCGGCCTCAGGCTGGTCTGCCGCTCCTGCCAGCCCGACCCGCGCTACCTCCGCAAGCTCTGCTGTCGCCTCAGGCCGACTTGCCGCCCGGACCAGTTCGACTCGCTCAGCCAGCTTGGCTGCTTCGGTCAGTTCGGCTGCCGGCTTGGCGAGTGCCGCCGATTCGGGTGCCACTTCTGGTAGCTCGGAGGGTGTCTCAGCCGCCGCTCCATCACCGCGTGCCGGTGGCTCGGCTGTGTTCGCCACTGCCGCTGGTCCGGCTGCTGCGACCATTGGTGCTCGCGTTGTCGGCATTTTTGAGCCTGTTGATACCTCGGCGGCGGCGACTAGCAACTTTTGGTACACGCATCCGTGGTTGCGGGCGCCGGTGGCGGGGGTGGGGGCGGCGGTTGGGGGGTTTGCGCCGTTGGTTTTGCGGGGTGCTGTGTTGACGAGTGCGGCGGGGGTGGGGGCTGCCTTGCCTGTGGGTGCGGGTGCGGCGGCGACGACGTTTGTGTTTCCGCTTGCGGCGGGGGCGTTGAGTGCTGATGGTGCTGGGGCTTTGGCGGTGCAGTTGGGGCGTATGACTGATCCGGCTTTTGATGATCCGTGTGGGCCGGCGCCGCGGGGGCTGCCGGAGTTGTGTGGGCCGTTCATTGTGACGCGGGGCGGGTTGGTCATTGCTGCCGACATCAAGGCGACGTTGGATCAGTTTGTTGCGGCGCGGGCTGAGGTGTGGGTGGTGGACTCGTTCTCGCTCGCGAGTCTGGCGACCGTGGCGCTGATCACGCTGTTCAGTGCGGCGCGGTTGGCGGTTGGGCGGCGGGAGCGGGATCTTGCGCTGCATCGGGCGCGTGGGGCGACTGTCAGGGATCTGATGACGGTGCGCGCGGTGCATGGTGCGGTGGTGACCATTCCTGCGCTGGCCGTTGGGTGGGTGGTCGCGCGGATGGTGCTCCACGTGGGGCGGCATCCTGTGCAGAGCAAGGGTCCTAGCGCTGCGTGGCTGCTCGCGGCGATCGGTATCGCGGGTCTCGTGCTGCTGCCGGCGCTCACTTGGGCTCGGAGTCGTCCGCGGGCTGCCGTTGTCGACCGGGCTGTGGTGCGACGGCGCCGGTTGGCGGTTGAGGCGGGTCTTGCGGTGCTCGTCGTTGCGGCGGTGGCTTCGCTGCATAGCCGCGGGATTGACGGGCTGCGCTCGGTGGGCGTGGACCCGCAGATCAGCCTGGTGCCGGCGCTGCTTGGGGCGGTGGGTGCGGGGGTATTGCTGCGTGTGCATCCTGTGGTAATTGGTTCCTGCCTGCGGTGGGCACGACGGCGTCGGTCGGCTGTGCCGGTTCTGGCGTTCGCGCAGGCGCGGCGAAGTGTTGGGCTCGGAGCGGTTGGGCTGCTCGTGCTGGTCCTCACCCTTGCCGGGCTGGTGTTCGGTGGGCTGGTTACCAGGACAGTCACCGGTGCTCATGCTGATGTTGCGAAATCGGTCGGTGGTGACGCGGTCATCTCTGGCCGCGGTCTGACGCCGAGAGTGCGGAGCGACGTTGCCGGAGTGGCGGGGGTTCGGCAGGTTATAGCTGAACAGGCGCTGTGGGTGACGCCTGATGTTCCAGCCGGTGCTGCGCCGATCAGGACTATCGGCGTAGATGTCAAAGCCCTGATGCAGGCTGATCCCGGCTCGAAGCTGGGGAGGCTGCTGGCGGGTCCCGGGCAGCCGGCGTACGCCTCGGCCGCAGCGATTCAGCACCGTAGCGCCGCCATGATCCAGGCGGGGTCGACGACGTTTGACGTCAAAGCCGTCGACACGCTCAGCGCCGACGACCTCCGCGTGATCGGCACCGAGCTCGACGGGCTGGCGCCGGACGCCCCGTACCTCGTCGTCCCGCTGACCGTCGCCGCCAAGCTGACCGCCGACACCGATCCCGACACGCTGGTGATCGACGGTCCCGGCGTCGCCGCATCCGACCTGCGCGCCGCGCTCCCGGCGAACGTCGCCTACCAGATCCAAACCCGCAGCGACCTGGCAGGCAGCCTAGATGCCAGCACCCTGACAGACTCGCTCAACCTCGTCGCGAACTCCTGCGCCGCCCTCGCCTCGGCCTTCGCCCTGCTCGCGGTCGTGCTCGAGCTGCTCGCCGGTGCTCGGGCGCGCGGCGAGGCGGTGTCGTTCCTGCGGACGATGGGGCTGCGCAGCCGCGCCGCTACCGGGATGCTCATCGTGCAGCTGCTGCCGCCGGCGTGTCTGGCGGCGCTGGCGGGGGTGGGTCTCGGGGTGCTGATTCCGCCGGTGCTGGGGTCGGCGCTGCGGCTGCAGGCGGTCACCGGCGGTGCGGCGGAGCCGACGGTGCGGGTCGACTTCGCGACCGCCGCCGCGCTCGGCGCCGCGATGGTCGCGCTGGTGCTGCTCGCGGCGCTGATCGACAGCCGGTTGGCGCGGCGGCGCAAGCTCGGATCCGTGCTGCGCTTCGA
This window harbors:
- a CDS encoding FtsX-like permease family protein, whose amino-acid sequence is MRVRAALREMRLDAALLGCLAAIIAISTLMVSAGPALVARLDDRSLRQNVTTAAQQGRGVSVTLNTIGLDTSALGTGANTFSDFTNQLLKPLPPWARPMLGTPSVDIATPFTPATAPGITTLGAIPPQLRIEYTNPIPGGLHYTAGTPPPPGPLPPGTPIPIAISTATSTALHLTLGETITLGQPGPGSAATSAASSATSPNNSASAATLAGSTAASGWSAAPASPTRATSASSAVASGRLAARTSSTRSASLAASVSSAAGLASAADSGATSGSSEGVSAAAPSPRAGGSAVFATAAGPAAATIGARVVGIFEPVDTSAAATSNFWYTHPWLRAPVAGVGAAVGGFAPLVLRGAVLTSAAGVGAALPVGAGAAATTFVFPLAAGALSADGAGALAVQLGRMTDPAFDDPCGPAPRGLPELCGPFIVTRGGLVIAADIKATLDQFVAARAEVWVVDSFSLASLATVALITLFSAARLAVGRRERDLALHRARGATVRDLMTVRAVHGAVVTIPALAVGWVVARMVLHVGRHPVQSKGPSAAWLLAAIGIAGLVLLPALTWARSRPRAAVVDRAVVRRRRLAVEAGLAVLVVAAVASLHSRGIDGLRSVGVDPQISLVPALLGAVGAGVLLRVHPVVIGSCLRWARRRRSAVPVLAFAQARRSVGLGAVGLLVLVLTLAGLVFGGLVTRTVTGAHADVAKSVGGDAVISGRGLTPRVRSDVAGVAGVRQVIAEQALWVTPDVPAGAAPIRTIGVDVKALMQADPGSKLGRLLAGPGQPAYASAAAIQHRSAAMIQAGSTTFDVKAVDTLSADDLRVIGTELDGLAPDAPYLVVPLTVAAKLTADTDPDTLVIDGPGVAASDLRAALPANVAYQIQTRSDLAGSLDASTLTDSLNLVANSCAALASAFALLAVVLELLAGARARGEAVSFLRTMGLRSRAATGMLIVQLLPPACLAALAGVGLGVLIPPVLGSALRLQAVTGGAAEPTVRVDFATAAALGAAMVALVLLAALIDSRLARRRKLGSVLRFDSR